Proteins encoded in a region of the Enterococcus gilvus ATCC BAA-350 genome:
- a CDS encoding pyruvate carboxylase — protein MKKVLVANRGEIATRVFRACSELNIKTVAIFAEEDQYSVHRFKSDEAYLVGKGKKPIDAYLDIEDIIRVAKEANVDAIHPGYGFLSENLGFAKRCREEGLIFVGPDLHHLDIFGDKIKAKAAALEAGIPSIPGSDGPVDTIEGVLEFAESHGYPIMIKAALGGGGRGMRVAHDEKEAREGYDRAKSEAKAAFGNDEIYVEKYVANPKHIEVQILGDTHGNVLHLFERDCSVQRRHQKVVEVAPCISLNDEQRERICQAAVQLMKHVGYVNAGTVEFLVEGDNFYFIEVNPRVQVEHTITELITGVDIVTSQLLIAQGKDLHKEIGLPEQKDVQMSGAAIQCRVTTEDPLNGFMPDTGKIDTYRSPGGFGVRLDVGNAYAGATVTPYFDSLLVKVCTHALNFDQAIEKMQRCLIEFRIRGVKTNIPFMHNVISHPVFQSGNAKTTFIDNTPELFEFPRVRDRGNKTMRYISEITVNGFPGIEKQEKRYFETPRAPKIEKRELLTAKNVLDNEGPDAVSKWVKAHDSVLLTDTTFRDAHQSLLATRVRTHDLLNVAQATGEGIPELFSSEMWGGATFDVAYRFLTEDPWKRLKLLRKAMPNTLLQMLFRGSNAVGYSNYPDNVLEEFIKEAAHYGIDVFRIFDSLNWIPQMEKSIQYVRDAGKIAEGTICYTGDILDPDRTKYNVQYYKEMAKELEAIGAHIIAIKDMAGLLKPQAAFQLISELKEATDLPIHLHTHDTAGNGIITLSAAVKAGADIVDVATSAMSGATSQPSMSSLYYALQYGDRTPELNLKNVRQINHYWEDVRPYYASFENGIMAAQTEVYDHEMPGGQYSNLQQQAKAVGLGDKWDEIKEMYQTVNLMFGDIVKVTPSSKVVGDMALFMVQNDLTEQDIYDRGDELSYPDSVISFFQGELGQPVGGFPEKLQQIVLQGRPAMQERPGKFAEPVNFEKVKQELQELIGFEPSKTDVLSYLMYPQVFLDYQKSYGQFADVTLLDTPTFFSGMRLGETINVQIEKGKTLIIRLDEIGEADVEGNRTLFFNLNGQRREIVVKDASIKSAVQTKRKVEPTNREQIGATMTGSVLKVLVKKGDHVEKGQPLLITEAMKMETSIDARFAGEVAHLYVEEGESISSGDLLIEVKEK, from the coding sequence ATGAAAAAGGTATTGGTAGCAAATAGAGGTGAAATTGCAACGCGGGTGTTCCGCGCGTGTAGTGAGTTAAACATTAAAACGGTAGCGATTTTTGCAGAGGAGGATCAATACTCCGTACACCGTTTCAAGTCAGACGAAGCTTATTTGGTCGGCAAGGGAAAGAAACCGATCGACGCATACCTGGATATTGAAGACATTATTCGTGTGGCGAAAGAGGCGAACGTGGATGCCATTCATCCAGGTTATGGGTTTCTTTCAGAGAATTTAGGCTTTGCGAAGCGTTGTCGCGAAGAAGGATTGATCTTTGTCGGTCCTGATTTGCACCATCTAGATATTTTCGGCGATAAAATCAAAGCGAAAGCAGCAGCATTGGAAGCGGGGATTCCGTCAATTCCTGGTTCAGATGGTCCAGTAGACACGATCGAAGGTGTACTGGAATTTGCAGAATCACATGGCTATCCGATCATGATCAAAGCAGCGTTAGGCGGCGGGGGTCGTGGAATGCGGGTTGCTCATGATGAAAAAGAAGCACGTGAAGGGTATGATCGTGCGAAAAGTGAAGCCAAGGCCGCTTTCGGAAATGACGAAATTTATGTCGAAAAATATGTTGCCAATCCTAAGCATATCGAGGTCCAAATTTTAGGAGATACTCATGGAAATGTTCTGCACTTATTTGAGCGCGATTGTTCTGTTCAACGTCGCCATCAAAAAGTTGTAGAAGTCGCTCCATGTATTTCTTTAAACGACGAACAACGGGAAAGAATTTGTCAAGCAGCGGTTCAATTGATGAAACACGTGGGCTATGTGAATGCCGGAACAGTGGAGTTCTTAGTGGAAGGGGATAACTTCTACTTTATCGAAGTCAATCCGCGGGTCCAAGTAGAACACACGATCACTGAATTGATTACGGGTGTTGATATTGTTACGTCACAGCTATTGATCGCTCAAGGCAAAGATTTGCATAAAGAAATCGGCTTGCCAGAACAAAAGGATGTCCAAATGTCTGGTGCCGCGATCCAATGTCGTGTCACAACGGAAGACCCATTGAATGGCTTTATGCCTGATACAGGGAAAATCGATACGTACCGTTCCCCGGGTGGTTTTGGTGTGCGTTTAGACGTCGGAAATGCTTATGCAGGAGCGACGGTAACGCCTTACTTTGACTCATTGCTGGTAAAAGTGTGTACCCATGCATTGAATTTTGATCAAGCGATCGAAAAAATGCAGCGTTGTTTGATCGAGTTCCGTATTCGCGGCGTTAAGACCAACATTCCGTTTATGCATAACGTGATCAGTCACCCTGTCTTCCAAAGTGGAAATGCAAAGACGACGTTTATTGATAATACGCCTGAGTTATTTGAATTCCCTCGTGTCCGCGATCGTGGAAATAAAACGATGCGTTACATTTCTGAAATCACGGTAAACGGCTTCCCAGGCATCGAAAAGCAAGAAAAACGTTATTTTGAAACACCACGTGCACCAAAGATTGAAAAACGTGAACTTCTTACTGCTAAAAATGTTTTGGACAATGAAGGCCCTGACGCAGTCTCAAAATGGGTGAAGGCGCATGATTCTGTCTTATTGACAGATACGACCTTCCGAGATGCGCATCAAAGCTTACTGGCTACACGAGTGAGAACCCATGATTTATTAAATGTTGCTCAAGCAACGGGAGAAGGAATACCAGAACTATTCTCAAGTGAGATGTGGGGCGGTGCGACCTTTGACGTGGCCTATCGTTTCTTAACCGAGGACCCTTGGAAACGATTGAAATTATTGCGTAAAGCAATGCCGAACACACTGTTACAAATGTTGTTCCGCGGCTCAAATGCAGTAGGCTATTCTAATTATCCAGATAATGTACTGGAAGAGTTTATAAAAGAAGCGGCGCATTACGGGATCGATGTTTTCAGAATTTTTGACAGTTTGAACTGGATTCCGCAAATGGAGAAAAGTATTCAATACGTACGTGATGCAGGGAAAATCGCTGAAGGAACGATTTGCTATACCGGCGATATTTTGGACCCAGATCGTACAAAATACAATGTACAATACTATAAAGAGATGGCGAAAGAATTGGAAGCCATCGGAGCGCACATCATTGCGATCAAGGATATGGCTGGTTTATTAAAACCGCAAGCCGCATTCCAATTGATCAGTGAACTTAAAGAAGCGACGGATCTTCCTATTCATTTACACACCCATGACACGGCAGGAAATGGGATCATTACTTTATCTGCTGCTGTAAAAGCGGGAGCAGATATTGTGGACGTGGCAACAAGTGCCATGAGTGGTGCAACTAGTCAGCCAAGTATGAGCAGCTTATACTACGCATTGCAATACGGCGATCGTACACCTGAACTGAATTTAAAAAATGTGCGTCAGATCAATCACTATTGGGAAGATGTACGACCATACTATGCCAGCTTTGAGAATGGCATCATGGCTGCACAGACGGAAGTTTACGATCATGAGATGCCTGGTGGACAATATTCAAATCTGCAGCAACAAGCAAAAGCGGTTGGCTTAGGCGACAAATGGGATGAAATCAAAGAAATGTATCAAACGGTCAATTTGATGTTTGGCGACATTGTTAAAGTAACCCCATCTTCTAAAGTTGTTGGTGATATGGCATTGTTCATGGTTCAAAATGATTTAACAGAACAAGATATCTATGACCGTGGAGATGAGTTAAGTTATCCAGACTCCGTAATCAGCTTTTTCCAAGGCGAATTAGGGCAGCCTGTTGGCGGATTCCCTGAAAAACTACAACAGATTGTTTTACAGGGTCGTCCAGCGATGCAGGAGCGTCCAGGTAAGTTTGCGGAACCAGTGAATTTTGAAAAAGTAAAACAAGAGCTGCAAGAATTGATCGGCTTTGAACCAAGCAAAACAGATGTCTTAAGCTATTTGATGTATCCGCAGGTATTCTTGGATTATCAAAAATCGTATGGACAATTCGCAGATGTAACATTGCTTGATACGCCGACCTTCTTCTCAGGTATGCGTCTTGGTGAAACGATCAATGTTCAGATTGAAAAAGGGAAGACATTGATTATTCGTTTGGATGAAATTGGCGAAGCAGATGTCGAAGGAAATCGTACCCTGTTCTTCAACTTAAATGGTCAACGTCGTGAAATCGTCGTGAAAGATGCATCAATCAAGAGTGCCGTGCAAACAAAACGCAAAGTAGAACCAACAAATCGCGAGCAAATCGGCGCGACAATGACGGGCTCTGTTTTGAAGGTATTAGTTAAAAAAGGCGACCATGTTGAAAAGGGGCAACCATTGCTGATCACTGAAGCGATGAAGATGGAAACATCGATTGATGCTCGATTTGCAGGAGAAGTCGCTCATTTATATGTTGAAGAAGGAGAAAGTATTTCTTCTGGTGATTTATTGATTGAAGTGAAAGAAAAATAG